TCGAAGACCGGTTCTCCCAGTCCAGCCGGGATTCCTGTCGCGACGATCTCGGCTGCTCCCCCGATAGAATCCTGATCCATCCTCATCCGGTCGATCAGCTCAATCATCCGGTCGGCGGCTGCTTCGTCGGGACAGCGAACGATGTTGGGCGAGCCGTCACTCCGTTTCTCGACCTGTTCAAGAGTGACATCACCGGGATTGGCGATCTCGGCTCTGACGTCGCCGACCTGAGTGACATAGCCGATCACCTGGCCACCGCAGAGTTGGTCGAGGATTTTCTTGGCAACGACCCCCGCGGCTACTCGGACGGTCGTCTCGCGAGCGCTGGAGCGGCCGCCGCCACGGTAGTCGCGGAAGCCGTATTTCGCATCGAACGTGTAGTCGGCGTGGCCCGGACGATAAACATTGTGGATATTGCCGTAGTCCTTGCTCCGCTGATCCTGATTGCGGATCAGAATCGCCAGTGCGGTCCCGGTCGTGCGACCTTCGAAGACTCCGGCCAGAATCTCCGGCTCGTCGGCTTCATTCCGCTGGGTGACGATCTTGCTCTGCCCGGGACGACGGCGGTCGAGATCGACCTGCAGATCGGCCACGGCGAGTTCAATTCCCGGCGGGACGCCATCGATGATCACCACGTTTCCGGGGCCGTGACTTTCTCCGGCGGTTGTGATGCGGAACGAGTGTCCAAACGTATTTCCCGGCATGGTGTTCTGATTTCAACTGTGAACCTGAGGTCGATCTGGCCTGTCGGCTGATGGGAACTTTCGAAATCAGTTCCCCAGCGGCATTCTAACGAATCCATGGGCAGGAACCAGCCGCCCAAAGTTTTTCACGCCGCTTGACGGCCCGTCGGAATCGCGGACAATCCGCCGAAATTCGGGCCCATTTGAATGATGGAGCCGGATCAACGATAATCAGTCGCGGTTCGCCCGAGAAACCGTTCTCCGGCCCAGTTACTGGATTCCAGTCTCCTGTTTACAGAAGAAGAAACTACCTCGCCATGAAATTCTCTCCCGCCGTCTCTCAGCTTGCTCCCTCCGCGACGATTGCTGCTGCAGCCAAGGCGAAGGAACTGAAACAATCGGGAATCACGGTCTACGACTTCACACTGGGCGAGCCCGATTTCAACACTCCGGATCACATCTGTGAAGCCGCCACGAAGGCCATGTACGCTGGCAAAACGCACTACACGCCTGCGGGCGGCCTGCCGGAACTGCTTCAGGCGGTCTGCGATGCCGCGAAGCGGGATTATAACCTGGCGATCGAGCCCAAGAATGTGGTCATTTCCAACGGTGCCAAGCACTCGATCCACAACGTTCTGACCGCGATGTGCCATCCGGGCAGCGAAGTGCTGATCCCGACTCCCTACTGGGTCAGCTACAGTGCCCTGGTCGAGCTGGCTGGCGGCATCCCAATTCTGGTTGAGACCGACGAATCGGCCGGGTTCCTGCCGACGGTGGAGCAGATCGAAGCCAAGGTCACCGGTCGCACGCAGCTGATCATGCTCAACAGCCCGTCCAATCCGACCGGCGTCGTCTTTCCGAAAGAGTTGATGCAGGCCATCGGCGAACTGGCGGTGAAGCACGACTTCTACGTGATGTCCGATGAGATCTACGACAAGCTGATCTATCCCGGCTGGGAAGCAACCTGCATGATGACGCTGTCGGATGAGATCGCTCAGCGAACGATCATCGTGAACGGGGTCAGCAAAGCCTATGCGATGACCGGCTGGCGAATCGGTTGGACGATTGGCGATCCGGCTCTGATCAAGGCGATTAACAAGCTGCAGAGTCAGCAGACGTCGAACCCGTGCAGTGTCAGCCAGTATGCCGCGATTGCCGCTCTGACTGGCCCTCAGGAATGCGTCACCGAAATGCTGGCGGCCTTTACGAAGCGTCGCGACTACGTGCTCGGACGACTCCGTAAGATTCCGGGGCTCTCCTTCGCCGATCCGGGCGGAGCGTTCTATGCCTTCTTCAACGTCTCGGAGTACTTCGACAAGCCGCTTCAGAACGGTGTAACGGTCTCGAATGTTTCCGACTTCTGCACCGAACTGCTCGGCAACGCCCACGTGGCTCTCGTCACCGGAGACGCCTTCGGAGCTCCGGGTTACGCCCGCCTCTCGTTCGCCACCGACATGAACACGCTCGAAGCCGGACTGGATCGTCTCGAAAAGTTCCTCGCCGGTTAGAGCATGTCCTTGCTTCGCCTGCAGTTGCCTGGCGCCAATCGCCTGCCATGCTGAGTTAGCTCCTGGCAGG
The sequence above is a segment of the Rubinisphaera margarita genome. Coding sequences within it:
- the aroC gene encoding chorismate synthase, which gives rise to MPGNTFGHSFRITTAGESHGPGNVVIIDGVPPGIELAVADLQVDLDRRRPGQSKIVTQRNEADEPEILAGVFEGRTTGTALAILIRNQDQRSKDYGNIHNVYRPGHADYTFDAKYGFRDYRGGGRSSARETTVRVAAGVVAKKILDQLCGGQVIGYVTQVGDVRAEIANPGDVTLEQVEKRSDGSPNIVRCPDEAAADRMIELIDRMRMDQDSIGGAAEIVATGIPAGLGEPVFDKLKSDLAKALFSLPAVLGVEYGIGFGCTTMRGSEHNDQFIPGNPGIDTKTNRHGGMLGGISTGQPIVLRAAVKPTSSLSRDQQTVNREGEATTISTKGRHDPCLLPRFIPMAEAMVAITLADHLLRWRAQCSEICDELDSARSDSAGK
- a CDS encoding pyridoxal phosphate-dependent aminotransferase; amino-acid sequence: MKFSPAVSQLAPSATIAAAAKAKELKQSGITVYDFTLGEPDFNTPDHICEAATKAMYAGKTHYTPAGGLPELLQAVCDAAKRDYNLAIEPKNVVISNGAKHSIHNVLTAMCHPGSEVLIPTPYWVSYSALVELAGGIPILVETDESAGFLPTVEQIEAKVTGRTQLIMLNSPSNPTGVVFPKELMQAIGELAVKHDFYVMSDEIYDKLIYPGWEATCMMTLSDEIAQRTIIVNGVSKAYAMTGWRIGWTIGDPALIKAINKLQSQQTSNPCSVSQYAAIAALTGPQECVTEMLAAFTKRRDYVLGRLRKIPGLSFADPGGAFYAFFNVSEYFDKPLQNGVTVSNVSDFCTELLGNAHVALVTGDAFGAPGYARLSFATDMNTLEAGLDRLEKFLAG